The following are encoded in a window of Geoalkalibacter ferrihydriticus DSM 17813 genomic DNA:
- a CDS encoding glycosyltransferase family 2 protein produces the protein MDIQRGLTSPSHLSDNAGNENPVLSVVVPAFNEEGNLRKLCDELFSVLLPLGLSWEIILVDDGSTDATWAAIENLHREDRRVRGIRLSRNFGHQNALLAGLHYAGGEAVISMDADLQHPPDLIPDMVTAWQKGARIVHTLRRDSQELPFFKKWSSRLYYRIFSFFTGVKLAQGMADFRLLDRQVLQHILQMPEENPFLRGIVQWVGFPSVSLAFNSRKRHSGQTKYTLRKMLKFAWQGISSFSLVPLRIAVVLGFATSGFAFAGIVYAIYSKLIAGETVSGWASTIAIVSFLFGVLFILLGVLGEYLGRILMEVRKRPQYLVSETTTGGALRTTDTAEPVPFSDRKSSHGES, from the coding sequence TTGGACATTCAAAGAGGTTTGACCTCGCCGAGCCATCTCAGTGACAACGCCGGCAACGAAAATCCTGTGTTATCAGTGGTTGTTCCGGCGTTCAACGAAGAAGGCAATCTGCGAAAGCTCTGTGACGAGCTTTTCAGCGTGTTATTGCCTCTGGGGCTGAGTTGGGAAATCATTCTGGTCGACGACGGCAGCACCGACGCAACCTGGGCGGCTATCGAAAACCTGCACCGCGAAGACCGCAGGGTGCGGGGTATTCGCCTGTCGCGCAATTTCGGGCATCAGAACGCGCTGCTTGCAGGCCTGCATTATGCCGGGGGTGAAGCGGTCATCTCAATGGATGCCGATCTCCAGCATCCCCCCGATCTTATCCCCGATATGGTGACGGCCTGGCAGAAGGGTGCCCGCATCGTCCATACCCTGCGGCGCGATTCCCAAGAGCTGCCTTTTTTCAAAAAATGGAGTTCCCGGCTTTACTACCGGATTTTCTCTTTTTTCACCGGGGTCAAACTCGCGCAAGGAATGGCCGATTTCCGGCTTCTCGACCGCCAGGTTCTCCAGCATATCCTGCAGATGCCGGAAGAAAACCCTTTCCTGCGCGGAATTGTCCAATGGGTTGGCTTTCCCAGCGTCTCTCTGGCGTTTAACAGCCGCAAACGCCACAGTGGTCAAACCAAATATACTTTGCGCAAAATGCTTAAATTTGCATGGCAGGGCATCAGTTCGTTCTCCCTGGTGCCACTGCGTATCGCTGTCGTTCTCGGGTTTGCGACCAGCGGTTTCGCCTTCGCTGGTATCGTCTACGCCATTTACAGCAAACTGATTGCCGGCGAAACGGTCTCCGGCTGGGCCTCGACGATCGCAATTGTCTCATTTTTGTTCGGCGTTTTGTTCATCCTCCTGGGTGTCTTGGGTGAATATCTCGGCAGGATACTCATGGAAGTTCGCAAGCGCCCACAATATCTTGTGAGCGAGACCACCACCGGCGGTGCGCTGAGAACCACGGATACCGCAGAACCGGTGCCGTTCAGTGATAGAAAAAGCTCTCATGGTGAAAGCTGA
- a CDS encoding phospholipid carrier-dependent glycosyltransferase has translation MTSIVRWYPALGCLVVAVLMVLGLQTAHAQPSENLFASHGPGERQSWQPHGQVDVGVGEGGEAIRIAAAEPNDIRHGVLIPLRKGNYYRFSALVRTQGVSGPIGANLSIYGTYNHTGGLTGNTDWTLVEEVFRATADGPQPFALRLGYWNASSRGEAWFKAVRVEELPAWHGPYQPIAISAPQSPASTLPLRMLFFALAVPFTLFCLVWARNDILQDPPSLQGTASVGRRSLPLIALLGAALLVRLAAALSGEPSAEIVTLKNLALHLAGGFKHFPAVFQEGFPAGVPISYGYVLAAVGSFIRALNYETAIIFTFLLKSPLIVADLILIGFLFFWLRRRGFSKGAWVSAGLLAFNPSLVMVSAFWGQPVSMQACLCLAAVLALLDRRLILAGILLGLAASTDLFYLLLVVLFIAVTMRLTSWKLAARVAYAWAATFLLLILPLMAGGAVFSPLQPGSVSPPAFNLWAAFGWVGQPPPVLLQFAAAIGGIAICALAVWRFAPKKTMAHTEQEHRTLLLFLIVAQALFLALPGMQAAHLLSAMLFSAALASRSVHFRWMFLGLNLLLLFNLGHVFWHHDYLGQSGPGFSWAIALTAGLLLLHLILLLQRRFLAHGKGRKRDTDTSRHREAPTVHQEPFPIRIWDIFAVTLTTVIYLGVLLHHLGERDFPTSGITVQGDSAGYELDFGAPHVLTKAVFFGGEIAPEIRFLKQQGDRWVPLWSRRDGLLYYFTRQDYRKTYKNAEREFPPVSAEKLRILIYGDGATVNEIGLFDEKGETVTPLRIAARSGETYAGATHPLFDEPHKTHLVGSYRTRTYWDEVFYARSAFNLVQNEIPYERTHPPFGKTLIGLGIKAFDMTPFGWRIVCAGAIALLPALLFVGGRLLTATRLGAYSAMLLMAAEGMTFTLGRMANIDGFLVLFETALLIVLLRWYRAYEKNPHSTHWRWLALAGTCFGLALSIKWSALFLGFAIFLLVAVWKLSRLWRVFHRGETLWVGRPLAAGIARDAAAWLFWFAIFPLGIYYFSHADFLQSLPQRPSVLSTQGVSAFWEQQQFILDFHGGRKAQDSHSLAAPFYTWPLLLKPVQGIFFDGNMPEGMRSAISMMGNPVIWWLGLVAMLGLGWQALRGKDPGAIMLAAVYFLQFTPWILVQRPTFIYAYAPFLPLLILGLASVIARPWVREPGRRVCAVLLLLTAAAAFFLFYPAISGLPVAQDYFQWLRWFPSWSKI, from the coding sequence ATGACTTCGATTGTTCGCTGGTATCCGGCTCTGGGCTGTTTGGTTGTGGCCGTCTTGATGGTTTTAGGCCTGCAAACCGCCCATGCGCAGCCTTCGGAAAATCTTTTTGCCAGCCATGGCCCGGGGGAGCGTCAGTCTTGGCAGCCTCACGGTCAGGTTGACGTCGGCGTCGGAGAGGGTGGAGAGGCCATCCGTATTGCCGCCGCCGAACCGAACGACATCCGGCACGGTGTCCTCATCCCCTTGCGCAAGGGGAATTATTATCGATTTTCCGCTTTGGTCCGTACTCAGGGCGTGTCCGGACCGATCGGCGCCAACCTCTCAATTTACGGAACCTACAATCATACGGGCGGCCTGACCGGCAATACGGACTGGACCCTGGTGGAAGAGGTTTTTCGTGCGACCGCGGACGGTCCCCAGCCGTTTGCCCTGCGCCTCGGCTACTGGAATGCATCCAGCCGAGGTGAAGCCTGGTTCAAAGCCGTGCGGGTCGAGGAGCTGCCGGCATGGCATGGGCCCTATCAGCCCATCGCGATCAGCGCCCCCCAATCCCCCGCGTCGACCCTGCCGTTGAGAATGCTTTTTTTCGCGCTGGCCGTTCCTTTCACGCTGTTTTGTCTGGTCTGGGCGCGCAATGACATTCTGCAGGACCCTCCCAGCCTCCAGGGTACAGCGTCGGTGGGAAGGCGATCTCTGCCGTTGATTGCTCTGCTCGGTGCCGCCTTGCTGGTGCGTCTGGCGGCAGCACTTTCGGGTGAGCCGTCGGCTGAAATCGTCACCCTGAAAAACCTGGCTCTTCACTTGGCCGGTGGCTTTAAGCATTTTCCGGCGGTTTTTCAAGAGGGTTTCCCGGCCGGCGTTCCAATATCCTACGGCTATGTCCTCGCGGCGGTGGGCAGCTTCATCCGTGCCCTGAACTATGAAACCGCAATAATTTTTACCTTCCTGCTCAAATCGCCATTGATCGTCGCGGACCTTATTTTAATCGGGTTCTTGTTTTTCTGGCTGCGCCGCAGGGGTTTTTCGAAGGGGGCATGGGTCAGCGCCGGTTTGCTGGCCTTCAATCCCAGCCTGGTTATGGTCTCTGCCTTCTGGGGGCAGCCGGTGTCAATGCAGGCCTGCCTTTGTCTCGCAGCTGTCCTCGCGCTGCTTGACCGGCGCCTGATTCTTGCGGGAATTTTGCTGGGGCTGGCCGCTTCGACCGACCTTTTTTATCTCCTTTTGGTGGTTTTGTTCATAGCCGTTACGATGCGTCTGACCTCCTGGAAGCTCGCTGCCAGAGTCGCTTACGCATGGGCTGCGACCTTTCTCCTCCTGATTTTGCCCCTGATGGCGGGCGGAGCGGTGTTTTCCCCCCTTCAGCCTGGATCGGTTTCGCCGCCGGCCTTCAACCTCTGGGCCGCGTTCGGCTGGGTCGGGCAACCACCTCCCGTATTGTTGCAATTCGCGGCCGCAATCGGAGGCATTGCAATCTGTGCACTGGCGGTCTGGAGATTTGCCCCAAAAAAAACGATGGCGCACACAGAGCAGGAGCACAGAACCCTGCTGCTCTTTTTGATTGTCGCGCAAGCGCTTTTCCTGGCCCTGCCGGGAATGCAGGCGGCACATTTGCTGAGCGCCATGCTTTTCTCGGCAGCCCTCGCGAGCAGGTCGGTCCATTTCCGATGGATGTTTCTTGGACTGAATCTTCTGCTGTTGTTCAATCTGGGGCACGTCTTCTGGCATCACGACTATCTCGGCCAGAGCGGGCCGGGTTTCTCCTGGGCGATTGCGCTGACGGCGGGGTTATTGCTCCTTCACCTGATCCTCCTTCTGCAGCGGCGTTTCCTGGCCCACGGCAAGGGCCGGAAGCGAGATACAGACACGTCCAGGCATCGAGAAGCCCCGACTGTTCACCAGGAGCCATTTCCCATTCGGATTTGGGATATCTTCGCAGTTACCCTGACCACGGTAATCTATTTGGGAGTGCTGCTCCACCATCTGGGAGAACGAGATTTCCCGACCAGCGGCATCACCGTTCAGGGTGACTCGGCAGGCTATGAACTTGATTTCGGCGCCCCACACGTTCTGACCAAAGCTGTATTCTTCGGCGGCGAAATCGCTCCCGAAATCCGCTTTCTGAAACAGCAGGGGGATCGCTGGGTGCCTCTCTGGAGCCGCCGCGACGGGCTGCTCTATTACTTTACCCGGCAGGATTACCGCAAGACCTATAAGAATGCCGAGCGCGAATTTCCTCCCGTCAGTGCAGAAAAATTACGCATCCTCATTTACGGTGACGGCGCCACGGTCAATGAAATCGGCCTCTTCGACGAAAAGGGCGAAACCGTCACCCCGCTTCGAATTGCCGCGCGCTCTGGCGAAACCTATGCCGGAGCGACGCATCCGCTGTTCGACGAGCCGCATAAGACGCACCTGGTCGGAAGCTATCGGACGAGAACCTATTGGGACGAGGTCTTTTACGCCCGCTCCGCCTTCAATCTCGTGCAGAATGAAATTCCCTATGAACGTACCCACCCACCTTTCGGGAAAACGCTGATCGGCCTGGGCATCAAAGCTTTCGACATGACCCCTTTCGGGTGGCGCATCGTCTGTGCCGGTGCCATCGCCCTGCTGCCGGCGCTGCTTTTTGTCGGCGGCCGGCTACTGACCGCAACCCGCCTCGGAGCCTATAGCGCCATGTTGCTCATGGCCGCCGAAGGCATGACATTTACCTTGGGCCGCATGGCCAACATTGACGGATTTCTCGTCCTGTTTGAGACGGCGCTGTTGATCGTTCTGCTGCGCTGGTATCGCGCTTATGAGAAAAATCCGCACAGCACCCATTGGCGCTGGCTGGCTTTAGCGGGAACTTGTTTCGGACTGGCCCTATCCATCAAGTGGAGCGCTCTGTTTCTGGGGTTTGCCATTTTTCTTCTGGTCGCCGTCTGGAAGCTCTCGCGGTTGTGGCGGGTCTTTCATCGAGGGGAAACCCTCTGGGTGGGACGGCCACTGGCAGCCGGCATAGCACGAGACGCTGCTGCCTGGCTGTTCTGGTTTGCCATCTTTCCCCTGGGAATTTACTATTTCTCCCACGCGGATTTCCTGCAATCTCTTCCGCAGCGGCCCAGCGTCCTCTCCACCCAAGGTGTGAGCGCCTTTTGGGAGCAGCAGCAATTCATCCTGGATTTTCACGGCGGCCGTAAAGCTCAGGATTCCCACTCCCTGGCGGCGCCGTTTTATACCTGGCCCTTGCTGCTCAAGCCGGTACAGGGGATCTTTTTCGATGGCAACATGCCCGAGGGGATGCGCTCCGCCATCAGCATGATGGGCAACCCGGTCATCTGGTGGCTCGGGCTGGTGGCCATGTTGGGTTTGGGGTGGCAGGCGTTGAGAGGCAAGGACCCGGGCGCGATCATGCTTGCGGCTGTCTATTTTCTGCAGTTCACTCCCTGGATTCTGGTGCAGCGCCCGACCTTCATCTATGCCTATGCACCGTTTTTGCCGCTTCTGATTCTGGGCTTGGCTTCCGTCATCGCCCGGCCATGGGTGCGCGAACCAGGCCGGCGCGTTTGCGCGGTTTTGCTTTTGCTCACGGCCGCCGCGGCTTTTTTCCTCTTTTATCCGGCGATTTCAGGCTTGCCGGTTGCGCAGGACTATTTTCAATGGCTCCGCTGGTTTCCATCCTGGTCGAAAATCTAG
- a CDS encoding Gfo/Idh/MocA family protein gives MAPHLKIGLVGCGVALGLHTQAIAPLEGVRIVGLCDIDAGRLQAAGRQFSEAQCFARLADMIRECRPDVVHILTPPKTHLDLALEVIDQGCHVLVEKPMAMTVAEADRIMVAAREKNVQLCVMHNHLFDPHLEKVRNFIEKGGIGEIIGVHGVFFIDRGKMLEEGNEQPDHWIHDLPLGIFGEHATPHMLYLVLSFLGPVEQVRALKNTTDLSGRTIHGLEILLDAGKNTGHISLLDNMDYPQFMLRLFGTRGVVHLNMYDLTWTVERHRKLPKTLAAMVATVDMASQSLGRTGANVARILTRKLTRRPGHRKLISTFYEGIRSNAAPPVSGEDGREVVRVLEMIERECL, from the coding sequence ATGGCGCCGCATCTGAAAATCGGACTTGTGGGCTGCGGGGTGGCCCTGGGTCTTCACACGCAGGCGATCGCCCCCCTGGAAGGGGTGCGGATCGTCGGCCTTTGCGATATCGATGCCGGTCGACTACAGGCGGCCGGCCGGCAGTTCTCCGAGGCACAATGCTTTGCCCGGCTTGCCGACATGATCCGCGAGTGCCGCCCGGACGTTGTTCACATCCTTACGCCCCCGAAAACTCATCTGGATCTCGCTCTGGAAGTGATCGACCAGGGTTGTCACGTCCTGGTGGAAAAACCGATGGCCATGACAGTCGCTGAAGCGGACCGGATCATGGTCGCGGCCCGAGAAAAAAATGTTCAGCTCTGCGTCATGCACAACCACCTGTTCGACCCCCATCTTGAGAAGGTCCGCAACTTTATCGAAAAAGGCGGCATCGGCGAAATCATCGGGGTCCATGGCGTCTTTTTCATCGACCGCGGCAAGATGCTCGAGGAAGGGAACGAACAGCCCGATCATTGGATTCACGATCTGCCCCTCGGCATCTTCGGCGAGCACGCCACCCCGCACATGCTCTACCTGGTCTTGTCGTTTCTCGGCCCGGTGGAGCAGGTCAGGGCCCTGAAAAATACCACCGACCTTTCCGGGCGGACAATTCACGGGCTGGAGATTCTGCTTGACGCCGGAAAAAACACCGGCCACATCTCACTTCTCGACAATATGGATTACCCCCAGTTCATGCTGCGGCTTTTCGGGACCCGGGGCGTGGTCCACCTCAATATGTACGATCTCACCTGGACGGTTGAACGGCACCGCAAGCTGCCCAAGACTCTGGCGGCCATGGTCGCGACTGTCGACATGGCCTCTCAAAGCCTGGGGCGTACCGGCGCTAACGTGGCGCGGATTCTGACCCGGAAGCTGACCCGCCGCCCCGGTCACCGCAAACTGATCAGCACGTTCTACGAGGGCATCCGCTCAAATGCGGCGCCGCCGGTGTCCGGTGAGGACGGGCGCGAGGTGGTGCGGGTTCTCGAGATGATTGAGAGGGAGTGCCTGTGA
- a CDS encoding carbohydrate deacetylase: MIEKALMVKADPTSAPLLIVNADDFGLSEKVNAGISHAHQRGIVTSASLMANGRAFEHAVDLAKEMPSLDIGIHLTLVGEKPLLPAHEVSSLLSADGAFLPHAAGFLTRFCRGKIRLSQVRRELSAQIEKVRATGLRLSHLDSHQHLHVLPGIASIVAELARRYHIPAMRRPVETPLPQEVVRQPLRAVQWGVLKALTAATSSAGVILTPDRFFGFFCGGRLSVVDLESFIQRLRPGEVAEIMCHPGLADVSSPYLNWHYDWVGELDALTSREVVAAVQKRGVRLTGFSALVDRRPRQKDVF, encoded by the coding sequence GTGATAGAAAAAGCTCTCATGGTGAAAGCTGATCCGACAAGCGCGCCGTTGCTGATCGTCAATGCCGACGATTTTGGTCTTTCGGAAAAAGTCAACGCAGGTATCAGCCATGCGCATCAAAGAGGGATCGTCACTTCAGCCTCTTTGATGGCCAATGGCCGCGCCTTCGAACACGCGGTCGACCTGGCCAAGGAGATGCCCTCACTTGATATCGGCATCCACCTGACCCTGGTTGGTGAGAAACCCTTGCTGCCTGCCCATGAAGTTTCGAGCCTGCTGAGCGCCGATGGCGCATTTCTTCCCCATGCTGCCGGTTTCCTGACCCGGTTTTGTCGTGGGAAAATCAGGCTCAGTCAGGTTCGGCGCGAACTAAGCGCCCAAATAGAAAAAGTGCGCGCAACCGGTCTGAGATTATCGCATCTCGATAGTCATCAGCATCTGCATGTTCTTCCGGGGATCGCTTCCATCGTCGCGGAGCTTGCGCGCAGGTATCATATTCCGGCCATGCGCCGACCGGTAGAGACGCCCTTGCCGCAAGAGGTTGTGCGGCAACCTCTGCGTGCAGTTCAATGGGGGGTTCTCAAGGCGCTGACGGCGGCCACGTCATCCGCGGGTGTGATCCTGACGCCTGACCGCTTTTTTGGGTTTTTTTGCGGAGGTCGGCTGTCCGTCGTCGACCTCGAATCATTTATTCAACGCCTGCGTCCTGGAGAGGTCGCCGAAATCATGTGCCATCCGGGCCTTGCCGACGTCTCATCGCCTTACCTTAATTGGCATTACGATTGGGTCGGCGAGCTTGATGCCCTGACCAGCCGCGAGGTTGTTGCGGCCGTGCAAAAACGGGGCGTTCGATTGACCGGATTCTCAGCGCTCGTCGACCGCCGTCCCCGGCAAAAAGATGTTTTTTGA
- a CDS encoding glycosyltransferase has translation MTEDTPLKIALVGPTYPFRGGISHYTTLLYRHLRRRHAVDFFAFSRQYPRWLFPGTTDRDTSGAALREPGSQPVLDSLNPLSWFKVARMIAAGDYDVLIIPWWVAFWAPQFWTIARWTRRFSGTRVLFLCHNVVAHETSPLSAALTRSVLRQGDCFLVHSGTDEQNLQAIRPQAPVRRCFHPTYDVFDADMPQADDLRRQLGLSGRVLLFFGFVREYKGLKVLLQALPEVAAKMDVTLLVVGEFWKDKQDYLDEIARLGLSERVMIIDRYIPNEEVNAYFSSADLVVQPYLSATGSGVVQTAFGFGKPVVATRVGSLPEVISDGQTGYLVPPADPGALAAAILRFFEEERGAAFSAQILAEKERFSWDHLVAAIEELARSEP, from the coding sequence GTGACGGAAGACACCCCCCTGAAAATCGCCCTGGTGGGCCCGACCTATCCCTTTCGCGGCGGGATTTCCCATTACACCACCCTGCTTTACCGGCACCTGCGCCGGCGCCACGCGGTCGATTTTTTCGCCTTCAGCCGCCAGTACCCCCGCTGGCTTTTTCCCGGCACGACCGATCGCGACACCAGCGGTGCGGCTCTGCGCGAGCCGGGATCGCAGCCGGTGCTCGATTCCCTCAATCCCCTCTCCTGGTTCAAGGTCGCCCGGATGATCGCCGCGGGCGACTACGATGTGCTGATCATTCCCTGGTGGGTCGCTTTTTGGGCGCCGCAGTTCTGGACCATTGCGCGCTGGACCCGGCGCTTCAGCGGCACCCGCGTTCTGTTTCTGTGCCACAACGTCGTCGCCCATGAAACCAGCCCCCTGAGTGCAGCTTTGACCCGAAGTGTTCTGAGGCAGGGGGATTGCTTTCTGGTCCATTCCGGCACCGACGAACAGAATCTCCAGGCGATTCGGCCGCAGGCGCCGGTGCGTCGCTGCTTTCATCCGACCTACGACGTCTTCGATGCGGATATGCCCCAGGCCGACGATCTGCGCCGGCAACTCGGGCTTTCCGGCCGGGTTCTGCTTTTTTTCGGCTTCGTGCGCGAATACAAAGGGCTCAAAGTCCTGCTGCAGGCGCTGCCGGAGGTGGCGGCGAAGATGGACGTGACCCTGCTCGTGGTGGGAGAGTTCTGGAAGGATAAGCAGGACTATCTGGACGAGATCGCCCGCCTGGGCCTGTCCGAACGGGTCATGATCATCGACCGGTATATTCCCAACGAAGAGGTCAACGCCTATTTTTCCTCCGCCGACCTGGTGGTGCAGCCCTATCTTTCCGCCACGGGAAGCGGCGTGGTGCAGACCGCCTTCGGCTTCGGCAAACCGGTTGTGGCCACCCGCGTCGGGAGCCTGCCTGAAGTGATCAGCGACGGACAGACTGGGTATCTCGTGCCGCCGGCTGATCCCGGGGCTCTGGCCGCTGCGATCCTGCGCTTTTTCGAGGAAGAGCGCGGCGCGGCGTTTTCCGCACAAATTCTGGCCGAGAAGGAGCGTTTTTCCTGGGACCATCTGGTTGCGGCCATCGAAGAGCTGGCGCGGAGCGAGCCGTGA
- a CDS encoding NAD-dependent epimerase/dehydratase family protein, translating into MTPVRKILVTGAAGFIGQHLVKLLLDEGQSVVAVVRDATRLKNFSGLPRLEILAGDLEEPETIGRLPENVDGVVHLAALLGDSGRDEAQMIAANVTSTERLLAWFSQSPARGFVLLSTPGVQGLGHREAPESAPCNPHGVYERTKMHAEQVIRSHPFRGDQRWTILRPDFVYGPGDLRRIRLYRQIARRHWVRIGSGTAVVRPTYVSDVCRAIASCLYHPRAANETFNIAGPELLTIDQYVDTIADLLGVKLWPLRLPTPLFHAAAPLLAWSARRSGKTPLFTRSQVDFLTCDHGTCIRHIQAMLGFEPQVAFREGMARTLAWARRAGHLPTGGGA; encoded by the coding sequence GTGACGCCGGTGCGGAAAATCCTGGTCACCGGCGCCGCCGGCTTTATCGGACAGCATCTGGTTAAGCTGCTTCTGGATGAAGGGCAGAGCGTTGTGGCGGTCGTGCGCGACGCCACACGCCTCAAAAACTTCTCAGGCCTGCCGCGCCTGGAGATTCTCGCCGGCGACCTGGAAGAGCCGGAAACAATCGGGCGACTGCCTGAAAACGTGGACGGCGTCGTCCACCTCGCCGCCCTGCTCGGGGATTCAGGCCGGGATGAAGCGCAGATGATCGCCGCCAACGTCACATCCACCGAACGCCTGCTTGCCTGGTTCTCCCAATCGCCGGCCCGCGGTTTTGTGCTCCTCAGCACCCCCGGCGTGCAGGGACTGGGGCATCGTGAGGCCCCAGAGAGCGCCCCCTGCAATCCCCATGGGGTCTACGAACGGACCAAGATGCACGCCGAACAGGTCATCCGCTCTCACCCCTTTCGCGGCGACCAGCGCTGGACCATCCTTCGTCCCGATTTCGTCTACGGGCCCGGAGATCTCCGGCGCATCCGCCTCTACCGCCAGATCGCCCGACGCCACTGGGTGCGCATCGGTTCCGGGACCGCCGTGGTGCGTCCCACGTATGTCTCCGATGTCTGTCGGGCCATTGCGAGCTGTCTGTATCATCCGCGGGCCGCCAACGAGACCTTCAACATCGCGGGTCCTGAGCTTTTGACCATCGACCAGTACGTGGACACCATCGCCGACCTGCTCGGGGTGAAGCTTTGGCCCCTGCGCCTGCCGACGCCCCTGTTTCACGCCGCGGCGCCGCTTCTGGCCTGGTCTGCCCGGCGCAGCGGCAAGACGCCGCTGTTCACTCGCAGCCAGGTGGATTTTCTGACCTGCGATCATGGAACCTGCATCCGCCACATCCAGGCGATGCTGGGGTTTGAACCGCAGGTTGCTTTCCGGGAAGGCATGGCGCGGACCCTCGCCTGGGCGCGGCGGGCCGGTCATCTGCCGACGGGCGGAGGGGCCTGA
- a CDS encoding glycosyltransferase family 2 protein — MKLIVQIPCFNEEQTLPETVADIPRSIAGISAVEILVIDDGSTDQTVQVARDAGVDHIIQNRCNMGLARSFQKGLDACLQRGADIIVNTDGDNQYCGADIPKLIAPILEGRADLVIGNRQTDSIPHFSANKKRLQKLGSFIVRRVSGTEVADAVSGFRAMTRETALRLNVVSSFSYTIETVIQAGKKNIAIASVPVRTNPKTRESRLYKGLPRFLERSVTTMVRIYTMYQPLRFFSYLGLICIGTGLIPSVRFLFYYLAGQGEGHVQSLILAAILFIMGFQFLVAAMITDVVSRNRQLLEETLMRVRRMEIDRGKDHNGQ, encoded by the coding sequence GTGAAGCTGATCGTACAGATTCCCTGCTTCAACGAGGAGCAGACCCTGCCCGAGACCGTCGCCGACATTCCGCGCTCCATCGCGGGGATCTCGGCCGTGGAGATCCTGGTAATCGACGACGGCAGCACCGATCAAACGGTTCAGGTCGCCCGCGACGCCGGAGTGGACCACATCATCCAGAACCGCTGCAACATGGGGCTCGCCCGCTCCTTCCAGAAGGGACTTGACGCCTGCCTGCAACGCGGGGCCGATATCATCGTCAACACCGATGGCGACAACCAGTACTGCGGCGCGGACATCCCCAAGCTGATCGCCCCAATTCTTGAAGGCCGGGCCGACCTGGTCATAGGCAACCGGCAGACCGACAGCATCCCTCACTTCAGCGCCAACAAGAAACGCCTGCAGAAGCTCGGTAGCTTTATCGTGCGGCGCGTCTCGGGCACGGAAGTCGCCGACGCGGTCAGCGGCTTTCGGGCCATGACGCGCGAGACCGCGCTTCGCCTGAACGTCGTCTCGTCCTTCTCCTACACCATCGAGACGGTGATCCAGGCCGGGAAGAAAAACATCGCTATCGCCTCCGTTCCCGTTCGCACCAATCCGAAAACCCGTGAGTCCCGCCTTTACAAGGGGCTGCCCCGCTTCCTGGAGCGCTCGGTCACCACCATGGTGCGCATCTACACCATGTACCAGCCGCTGCGCTTTTTTTCCTATCTGGGCCTGATCTGCATCGGGACCGGCCTGATTCCCTCGGTCCGCTTTCTGTTCTACTACCTGGCCGGGCAGGGGGAAGGTCATGTCCAGTCCCTGATTCTTGCTGCCATACTGTTCATCATGGGCTTCCAGTTTCTGGTCGCGGCCATGATCACCGACGTCGTCTCGCGCAACCGCCAGCTCCTCGAGGAAACTCTGATGCGCGTCCGCCGCATGGAGATTGACCGCGGGAAGGATCACAACGGGCAGTGA